Below is a window of Phoenix dactylifera cultivar Barhee BC4 chromosome 7, palm_55x_up_171113_PBpolish2nd_filt_p, whole genome shotgun sequence DNA.
GGTCTTATAATTTTACGCTCTCCATGATCTTGCTTTGAGCCTATGTACGTTCTTAAAATTGCAGGTATTATTGTCCATTTGTTCACTTCTGACGGATCCCAACCCAGATGACCCACTTGTGCCGGAGATTGCCCATATGTACAAGACAGACAGAGCCAAGTATGAGTCCACCGCTCGCTCCTGGACCCAGAAGTATGCCATGGGTTAAAAGTCTGTGTGTGTGCCAGATTCTATCTGTGGGGCACCAAATAAGGATAAAGTCTGTCGTTTGTGGACTAATGACATGTTAAGGTCGTTAAGCATGTGGTGAAGAATATGTTGTCCTTCGTGTATTGGGTTGttttttcttgataaagtttagACTGAAGCCACTTTCGAACTCGATTATGGTTTTCGTTTGCAGTGTTCTATTAATATAGTTTATATTGTCCTTTGTGTATTGGGTCGtattttcttgataaagtttagACTGAAGCTGCTTTCAAACTCGATTATGGTTTTCCTTTGCAGTGTTCTATTTAATATAGTTGTGTAGGTGTCCAAGGACACTCTTTGGTAATCTGGTGGCTGGATGTCTCATCTCTATGATTAATGTTGAAAGAAAACATCAATACATGGTTGCAGATGTTGCCTCTCTTCCTTCATCCTGTGACATTAATATTGAAATTCCATCACATTATGACACTCTTGCCTCTTGGTAGATTTCTGAATATAATTGATGTTATCGGACAAATTGGTCTTCCAAGTCAAGCAGGTTGCCCCAAAGGAACTCCAGTCTCCTGAAAGACATGACGAAGCTACCCCACAAACTGCAACGATGGTTTCCAGACCAGTGGGAGAAACTGTTGGATTGTGACAGTATTCAGCAATCTCATGGCAGGAAAGTTGGATTTAAATACTCATGCCATGCATTTTAGAGCTACCAACAATGGATAGCAGACTACTTCAGAATCGTGCATGGTGACAGTTTGGTGCAAGTGCATCCACCAATTCAAAATTAATCCACATTAACCTGGTTTGATGAACCAGATGCCTTGATAGCGCGATACTGGACTGGAACTGCATGGATTTAGGGGGGTAAGATCTGGGGGGAGATAAAAGAGTATACAGGATAGAAAGGACTGGTGTGTATCCATTTCATGGGAAATCAGATGATCACACGAGTCAGAAATACACACTTCCCGGCACACGCATTGCACGTACCAAGTTCTGGTAGATATTTGGAAGGGCCTTATAAACATTCCTATTGCCGTTGGGAAGCCATTTTGTCCGCTGATGTGTGGCATCATGCCTGAGTAAAAGTTGTATGGAGTGATGGGGTAGGCTAAGGGTGCAATACTGATGGTAAATCTGGTGCCTTCATAGAAGTCTTGTGCGAAACCTACATGTCATGTACTGCATTAATAACTCGTGTATCATGAGAGAGTTGGCCTTCCAATTTCCACAAAGGCTATGCTTACTGAAAgcttacatatatttttttttactacaAAGAAAGATGTTTCTTCTTAGATGAAAATATCATGCTGAAtatgttttccttttccttcagAAAGGGCTCAAAATCAGTACATGCACCATGGTTGCTGTTTCTGAATTTAAAAATTGACTCCACCTGGAGACTGATTGGTTATAAAATCCACCAAAAAGGTTACTATAGATGCGTATTCAGTTTCAAATTCATAACTCAATTACTCAAGTGTGAAATGGTTCAGAATAAACAGTCCAAGCTTGATTTCACACTATGATCAAACATTCAGATATCTAGACTATGATCAGTGAAACAACAATTCGATAGCAATATCATGGGAGAATCATTAGAGTAGGAAGCAACCGAAGCACACAATAACCTCCGTTTCATATTAACAGCAAATTCTACGAGGGCATGGCTGAAAATTTGCTTCTCTTTCTTGGACTCGAAATATTTTAGCTCTAGTGAAGAAGTCAGGAATTTCTTCTATTAAGTGCACAGCTCCAAACAACACATCGGAACTGACTCCAACTTGGATATACTTGCATATGCCTCATCTTTCAAAAGTGGAAGAGACTAACTTGGGCATCATTATATACACCTCATCATTCACCAACATAAGTATTTGTAAGATAAGCCGGCAGCCTCAGATGAAGACTTGTGCAAAGCTATAATCTGTTCTCCACAAATACAAGTCAAAAAGCAAAGAAAGCTCGCTAATCAAAATTGAGGAACATCTCACAATGTGGAATCAGGCTTCACAACTCCACAGAGCTTCCAACCTCCAAGGCCAGCCAAAGTGAAGGCCTGTATTATAGAAATTAATTGGGACTAAATCACATCAAGCAGCTAAGAGCTAGAGAAAACAAACATTAAATCAACTGAAGGTCATTCAGTCAGGTGCCACTTTCATATTTTATAGAACTGAAGCCCTTCAATGCAGTTACCAGATGTGGCCTAAAATTTATGAGCCCTTTACTGCAGTTCTGAAATGTGGTCTAAGATTTTTGTAGCATAGACAGGCATAACTATAATGCTAGGTTACTCTACATCTTGCCATGGGTATCAACTGTAACAACAACAAAACCTGTAAAGTCAAACTGATGGTGTACCTATGCTGCACCGCTTTCACAATCCATCAAGTCAAATCGTGCAAGGGGGACCATACTATGAACACAAAATGGGCAGAATCAGAAGacacaagaaaaaggaaagagaaaagaaagatttgTGATATGATGCATTTCTTGGTTTGTAACAGAAAAGAACTAGACGGCAATAGTTGATATATTTATtacaaaatgaaaataaaatattagataTTTTCCAActttcatttaataaattttgCTTTCTGTAGAGCCATACTGAGAGATCAAGTCCCAGAGATATCTTTCTGAACACAAACGGCTAAGAATCGGCTTTCAATATGATTTGGACTTCTATGGGCTTTTTTTTTGAGGGTTCTGCCTTGGGATACATTAAATAGTGCAAATGCCATGTCAAGATATGAGACCAACCTTTATAGAGAAATCAGACCCATTTCTGGTTAAACGCAATCCTCATTACTTTAATACTCCAGTATAAATCGACAGCTTTCCTATAATAGTCGCATCCTTTTGGAAACATAAATCAGTAAGCCACAGTTTTGCCTACAGCAACATACATTAGAAATACTAAAAAGCCTCCTATAAGTACCCTCAATTGAAGCACTTCTTTGAACTAAAATATACAGATCAAGAATTAAAACTCTTTTGATGTTATTGTTACCTGTCCTAAGTTACCCAAAAAGATATCTTAGGTTAGTCAAACAAGTAACATTATAGCCTTGTCGCAAGATggactgaatttttttttctttttttgatcatCTATGTAGTGTGCGACAATGGATTCATGTTACTTCACTGATTTATCCAATACAGTCACCAAAAAAATTGCTCTGACGAATCATGATCTCTCATGGAAACTTATTTGCTTTAAGGATCTTGTTTTACCACTGGTTACTATAAAAGACAACTTACACGACCCAGACCAAGTTACGATATTCTTGTGGAAACCAAAGTGGACTTTTCAAGAAACATTATGCAAGTTCAAATTTGAGGAGGATGTGGTAGAAAATTGGGAAAGTTAATTTAAACAACAGTACCTACCAGCTAACTCATCATATACCAATACTTTCTCTAACTTATTTTGAGTGAATTTCTGAATGATGAAATGATCTATATCTGACAGTGATCTGTCTAATTTACATCTAGTTTTTGCAAAGCCCTGAACATAGTCAACTAGGCAAATGCTTTTGTTGCTGGCCAAGAAGTGAAGGCTGGTTGGAATGGAAAGAAGAATGGCTGGTTTagaataagaaagaagaaaagaaaagcacaggaattagtcctcttttctttctctaccTTTCATTCACTTTCCAATTTATTATCTTCTTGAAGAATTCTGTGCAGCAGAATTGACAACTTTCTGCCACATAAACATGAAATCTAGCAGCTAAAACACTTTGCCTCATCCACTAATTTAGACTCTAAACTCCAACTTAAAATTCATTGGATCTGTGATAGGCCGAAAGTGGTTTGGTCTATcgatttcagatttattgcaGATGCAAGAACTAAAACTCAGCAAAACATTTCTTTATCTTCCAACATAGATTGAAGTGCTGAACCAGTACGACATGTTGACAACTTGACATCTCTAGGTTCCTTTGGATTTAGAAAACATTCCTTTTGACCAACATGTCTatcaattttaaatttatttcacatACAGGAATTAGAACTCAGCAAAAATATTTCTTGCCTAGACTCCAACACAGGCTAAAGTGCTGAAACAGTACAACATGTTGACATCTCTAGATTCCCTTGGATTTAGAAAGTCTAGATTTTTTCCATAACTGAATAaactttttgatgttttttagTTAGATCAAATGTTAGATTTGGTCCACAATctaaacctgcaaacaagcattAGATATATACCTTCTCATCCCTATTCCCCTTTTCTATTCGAACCTCCCTTAATTTTTTAACCATAATGATCCTTTCTTTCACTGATTATCTTTGCCGAACCTCACCCCAAACAGATGTAAGATAGCGAAAAATGGTCCCTTTTCCTCAAACCTGGTAATTATGGTACTGGATTGCATCAATTTACTTTGTTTGAAACTGAACACTCTGCTCAGTACCTACCCTTGTACCAGATAGGTAGACCAAGACCTTAGCTGCAACAAATCAAGCCTTCACCAGATGTTTCTTGTTATAACAACTGAAGCTTTTACCTGAAGTCTCACAGTCTATACTAGTTTGCATCTGCTTCCTTTCTTAAGCAAATGCAGAACTTTTTGAATTTGAACCATTGAGTTTATCAGTATGCAAGAAAGTAACGAATCTGTCATAACATAGTGTTATAGTGCTAACCTCATCCCATGATTTCCCAGTAGCTTCAAGCAAGGCAGCATTGGAAGTCTTCAATTCTACTGTAGCACCAGAAAACATTGAGGCCGCTTCCTCCCAACCCCTATTATGTCCCATGCACCTGTGCCATCACCCTAGCTTTGAGAACCTCAGAGAAATATAAGCACATATTTTAGAACTTTCAAAGTGCAAAGATTGAGATATTATGAATTTCACGTCGGACTCACATCACAGTGAGGATTTCATCCCTTGAATACTCACAGATAGCCTTCTGAAGGTGTTCAGCAGTCTGGCCATCCATTGCTGCAACAGAGTAGAAGCTTGGTATAAAATATACCTCTGCTTCAGAAAACCCCTGTGCATGTTCTTGCATGATTTGCAGAGTTTCCTTTGTTCGAGTGGCATTGCTGTTATAAGTGCAGCAGAATAAACTCACATTGTCATGTTCATATTGATTTTTTAATCAATTAAGGAATACTCAAATGAAGACAGAAGTTGGAGGAAAGCTTTAATTAAGAACTTGCAGGGCCAGGGCGGGAGAGAAAGCAGTAGAAAATGATGAGCATGTATGTGCGGAAACTTCTTCTGGGAGATGAGGGATAATGTATGATACTTGAAAGAACTTTCAATATTAAAGTTTTGGTAAGGATCCACCGCTATATATTGATAAGTTTTTCTGATACTGCACCCATAAATCAAAACCAATTAAAAAGATTACTAGTGCAATGATGGGGTGAGAAAGATGCACCAAATGACCTAGTCTCTGGTTCTAACCAAAAATATGTGCTTCCCAAAAATATTTCATAACTTAAGCTCAAACAACAAGTCATGATTAACATTTCTGAACTATGAGCAAAATATATGGTCAAACCTTGATTATCTTTTAACCCAAAATATCAACAGGTATCATGCATGTTACAAACATGAAACATGATAAGaagtgaaaattttgaaatatgctATTTCCCcgtatgttttttctttttttttagcagAATCAGATTTGCTTTGAAgctctccctgtcttaggaaagAGCAAAGAAAACAAAGCTATAGCACACTCTTCTTGCAAAAGTAAGGTAACCGTAACTGTATCGTCTCCTACTAAGGCCTAGCCTAGCCACCGCCTTTTGTTATCTTCCCCTTCCATATCCATCCTAGGGTAAGAAGAAGTAGAAAAGAAAGCCCTTCATTCGTGAAAGAAGACTTCTTAAAATCAACCACCCGGCAATGAAGGTAGGATAGAGGCATTCGAAGAAGCTATTTTTTCAGACGCTAAAAACGGAAGATACCACTGGAGAATTTCTGGTGAATTACTTCTATCGGGTCGCCAACATGTTTTtcaatttgatttttcttttaaaagatGAGGGCCCATCAACACACCTGGGAAATTAAATCTACACTGACCATTTGTTACCTTCAACAAATCTATACACACAAAAGAACTCCTCTGAGGTTTGCATCTTTACTCCCAAGATAGATGAGCTCTCTAATTTCAAGAATTTTCCTTTGATTGCCATTAAGAAGTTAATATTTGTACACCTTTGCCCCACCATAAGCATCCTTCTTCCAcactttgatttttttcttgtaaCGTTTTtgtggagtaatgaaaatttgcaAAGGATTCCTTTCATTTCTCTTTCCCAAGCTCCTCCATTTTAAAACCTCCTTACATACAAGTTATAATTTTAGATAACCTACCGTGATCAGagaaaattttatatgaatatgCAATTTGTTTGGACTCATGACGAGAATTTTTGCCTAAAGCCGTCAGATCATAGAGAACAAATATGAGGTCTATAATAATGTCCATTCACTCAATCTCTGCTTCATAATTGAGAGTACATAAAGCATTTTCAACTGTTCTATAAAAAGCATAACAACAATGTAGACTCATGTAAATCACAATTTACTCAGAAAGTTCAAACCTGGATAGAATAAGCTCAGGTATCCATCCCATCTGCTGAAGCTTGTAAGACACACTGATCGCATCAGTCCGCCCAAGTTTACTCAATGGGCGACCATGATCTGAccaaaagagggagaaaaagaGGGGTTAAAAAGGAGAAATACCTATCCTTGATTAACCGATTTAATATTATGATGGATATTATCCGACTGGTAGAAAGAAAACCAATTCACAATACGCTTGCATCCTATATAAAAGCATCGTTAATTATGCTTCTTCTGCAAACTTTCTCCTCGCATCCACCATTTTGATTTTTCACTTATTCCTCCATGTTTAGCCTTTGCCAAAAGATCGTATTATAAACTATCATGAACTAAATATTGAACTGACTGTGGCAGCAAACCCCACTCAAAAACACGAGGGACAAAATCAAATTTTGATGCTTCCCGGGAGACCAGTCGCACCAGACATCGAACGAACCGATTAACCACGCATTGTAACTGAGAGAAAGACCAAAAACCCTAACTTTCAGACTCCAACAAACAAGCAGAGAACCAGGAGGAATGGCTTACCCCTACCTTTCGTGAAGCGGTCCCCGAGAGCGCTCTCTGCGTGACGGAGGAGGATaaggcggcggcggtggaggggctgggcggAGGCCTCCTCGGAGGCCTGGGGCTCGGCAGTGGAGACGGAAAGGGATCGGGCGGGGCGAGGACTAGGGTTTCTGGGGAACGGActggggaggaagaaggagggcaAGGAAATGGCGGACGATCCACAGCAGCAAAGAGGCGCTCTCATTCTCGTGGTGTTAAATATGAGAGCAGTGGCACAGAGTAgaagaagcttccttttttcttttgggtTTTATCCATGGAGCTGCTCCATTATATATATAGCCACCTTTTCTCTGGTGGCAGTGATATTAGACCCCATTCCTCATTTTTGTCCCGTAACTCCGGTTGGTCCTGGAGAAGGACTTCGATTAAAGTTTACTACCATTTAAAATTTGCCATGCacgtataaaaaaaaaaaagagcatacaAATTCAACCATACGTAGGACCTGATGATTTGTATTTCATTTTAGATATAATATGTATTGCAGCATTTAATAAACCATGGTTTATCTTTGTTTTAGAAATAAAGCAGATATAAGGTGCAGACCAAGTCTATATATTTGCCAAACAATTTTTTTCCCCTATTCTCAGCCTAAAGCCCTTAATTTTACGCATCACTTATAGGTGTAACTTCGTGACACCTAGGCCAGGTCTGTCTGATGGAAGAATTATATCAAGACGGATTCAAAATGTTAAAAGAATTAGACTATGCTCAATGAGTAATTAATGGGGCTAAGAGCCAATGGCACatgaagaaaatttttctatatcCCTGTTTTGCCATCAGTATTGGCAGTACATAGTATTGTAAATCTCAAGACGAGGCAtaatttctatttcttttaGCTAATATTATACATAGCGGGTACGAATACATctaaaaaaaagatcaaaagaTAGCAAGTTTCATAGTGCATCGTATAATTCCCTCTCCCCCAACCAAAGGGTCTCTCTATAATGGTTAGCCACACATAAGACAACCTAATCTgctgccccattggcttctcAAAAAATATACATGCTTTACCTGCAGTGACATCCTACCACTGATCATAGCTCGGACATCCTCGAGCAACAAATGGTTATCGCCCAGCCCTCCCACTCTCTATTGGATCTAACCAATAACTGTAGCCGAATCATCCTCAAATAACACTGGCTCGTAGCTTGCGCCAAGCATAGCATACGCCAGTCCAGGCTGCTCACAACTCAGACATAATTCCTAACTGTTGGTGCTCTGCAAGCCTCCCATTGATTACCGAGTTGGAGCTTAATTGTGGTACGTCTGGTTACCAGGAAAGAACACAGGGCTCCACCCTCCATGGAGGTCTGGCATATGGGCATACCAGAATTCAGACACATCGCATTGATGTCTGCAACGGGTAAAGAAAAATTCCATCCAAATCAACTTATCTCGCCATCCAGTAACAGCTAAAAAATTcgtaaataaatcaaaatattggaAGTAGAAAGGTAAATCAGATTGATATAAGACTTCCTTTAAgctgttttcaaaagagaaaaaaaatgaagaggacaaaagaaagaaatgatagTTGAGCCAACATAAAGCGGCCGTTCTAGCGAGCTGCCGAAAGCAGCCCCTACAGCCTGCTTCATAACTTCAATCGCATTGCCGTTGAAAAAATAGGTTGCCGGTAAGCACAAGGCTATGGAGAAGTACATGAGAAATCTACCTCTGAATCTCAAAGAAGGTTGCCTCCATCCCTGGTCAATAATTATATAACATAAACAGTTACAAAAAGGACAAGGAAAACATCCTCCATTTTTCCTCTGTATTTTGCCATCCATGCGTATCTTGCCATGAATCAGAGATCAGAAATCATGAGCTTAAAGTAGTTTCACCACGTACACGAGTTCGAGCAATCATTAGATTATTGTTGCTGTCAGATCAGCCACAGAACACATGTTCATTGATAACAAGCATGATTAACTCGATGCAGGGGCTGATGGCACAATATAGAGTGGCAGCCTGAAACACTGCTTAATGTTAAATGTCTACACCAAGTGCAGCAATCATGTCATCCATAATAAGCATATAGTGGCtgtatatttctttctttcttcctttctttcttgagagagagagaggggaagggagGCTTGATAAGATACTATGCTAATGATATCAATAGCTATCACATTCAAACCGGGCACACTAAATAGATGCACCTATAGCACTACTTTCCAACTGAACCAGATTAATAAGAAATTACGGAGTAGGGAGAAAATCCACATTAACTGTTACGCAATGAAAATCCAATTGAAAGGGTTCCAGATGCCACTCCAGCAGCTTTAAAATCCTATAAGAACCACAAACCACTCTTTTCCAGAATTAATCGACATCATAGAAGGAAACTGCTAATATTTGCAAGAACAGGTGATCCACATTAATAGTCTCAATAACATGAGtgaaaaattgaaataaaagaaaggaaaagttaCCATGTAGCCTAAAATAAGCTTAAAAGCATTGAAAAGAGCGTCTTGGAGGACATCATGTTAAAAAATTTAAAGTAAACCAGTTAATCATCTAATGCTGTAGGTCACTGAGATTCCCCTCCATAGAATAGGGCCTTCATTGCACCTGGTGATCAGTATAAACATCTCCAACGTATACGGAATACTGAGTGATATAGATCCAAAATCCATCCAGAAACATCTTAATTGAATGCAAGGAACTATTGCACCTTAAAGAAGCTATCCTCTAGTCAATCTTCACAGATGAGAAGAGGTAGTGAACAAAGTAGAACGACACCAGGAAGCCAATGGTGCCAGTAGATAGCATGATAGCAACAGCCATGATAAGTGAATACCCCAGGTAGAGCATAGCTGACACAGGCCCACTTAAGCTCTTAAGATCAAACACCAAGTAGTTGATGGAGTACAGGAACACATAAAGAGCGACCGAACCAGAAGCAAAGAATGCtttccaccaccacctccaGTCTTCCACACAGAGATGCATGTAAGTCAGAACCACAGACACTTCGGCACAGACAATAACAAGCAATAGGAGGACGATGAGTAGAAATCCAAACACATAATAGAACCTCCCAAGCCAGATGCTGGAGAGGATAAAGAATAACTCAATGAAGAGGGTCCCAAAAGGAAGGGTTCCAGCACCAAGAACAAGCAACCATGAAGGGTATTTCCTTGCTGGAATTTCCCTTGGAATTTGGTTGGTCCTGACTGGGAATTGTATGGGTTCAGCTCGGGTACCTAAGAAACCCCCTAAAAGAGTGAGGGGCACTGAGATGCAAAACCACAGAGATAGAAGAGTGAAGTACAATGAGATTGGGAGAGCCCCTGTGCTCTTGTTCCACCAGAGCAAAAAGTTTAGGAAGGTGAGAATCATAAACACGATCCCAGGAAAGAAGCATGCAATTGACCAAGCAACTGGCCTCCAACCTTCAGACCCACCTTTAATGGTACTCCATAGCCGGACACCAACATACCCAGCAAAAATACCAAGGAAGAGATAAAGGAGTATCATCCCTGTCAAGAGCATGCCCCGTGATGCAGGAGACATGAACCCCAGAGCAGCAAACACAATTGTCACCACTGCCATACATGTAATCTGAACACCATCTCCAACCATTACACAAAGCAGTTTAGAGCAAGTTGGCTCTCTAAACACATCACCCACAACAAGTTTCCAGCCTGAGAGCTCCTCATTCATCTGAACCTGGGCCTCTTTATCCAATTCCTCGTACCTCGTCAAGTCCCTTCGAACAGTTCTCAAGAAAATAACAAACACTATTCCAGCCAAAAAGAAGATTACCATCAAGGAGTTCATGATCGAGAACCAATGGACCTTGGCACCTTCCATCTTCAAATAGGCATCCCACCGTGAGGGCCATCTAATGTCGCTCTTCACAAACTCTACTTCATAGGTGAATGTGATCCTCTCCTGCTCCTTGATCATCTGACACTTGTCGAGCTCCAGGGGGCAATTCACAGAATCAATTTTGtcatacatgttatgcttggaCATGGTTTCTGGGTCACGCTTAACGCTGCATGGAATTACTTCGAACCCAACTATCTCATAACCAGACATCTTCTTCTTATCAGTCTCTGAGAACACCCCCATCCCCTCTTCCCCTGTGCTAATGATTTCTACACCACTCCCTTCATACTCATGGACCAAGACCTTAAACTTGAGGTGATTGATGATATAGTCATCATTGCTTCCAATGGGGGTGTATCCAACCGGAAAACCAGTCCACTGAATGGTGAGACCATTTTGTTGAGTGAACCTCATTACAGGCAAGTTGTCGAGAATCATGTTCACCTGATAGAGATCACGAGATCTTTGCTTCAACAGCTTCACCTCATGCTCATTTAATGGCTTTGTCGTGCAAAGATAAAGTGATTCGTTGATATTCACACGGAACCTGTACGGAGAGTTGTCGATCTGATCCCCCATGAGCAGCTCTCCCAGATTCTCTGCACTCTTCTTGATACCACCCGAGGGTGGGCAATAGGGAAGACTATAGTAGCTAAATGGTAGCTCCGTCTCAATAGAGGTGAGTGAATTCACTTTGACTGGGATAGATTCACCTTGAGAGTAGGTGTGCATATAACTCCCAGGGAGATAGAAGCCATTGGAAGGGCGGGTAATCAGAAGCAAAAAGAAGGGAAAGATCAAAGAAAAGGGCCTCTTCGAGATCAATTCCGGCGCCATACAGACCGGGCCTTAAAGCTATCTTCTTGATCTTTTTTCGAAAAAGAAAAGTTGAAGGACTTAGATCTAAATCCACCAAGCCTTACCTACCTCCAAAACTAGGTCATGTTCCGATTACCTGGAAACCATAACAGGAACCCTAAATCAGACCCATCCAAAAATAGCATTTTTTAATCTAACCATGCAAGCAGCAAATCTACGGATCCGATAGCCATGCCAGTATGAACAAATAAAAAACAACGATACATAAATTTTGGAttcaaaatactaaaaatctAGCAAGATCCAATGGAAAAACCGAAGTAGAAATATATATGAACTCCTTTCACAtccaagtaaagaaattaacaaaATCGAAGCACAAAGCGTGTAAAA
It encodes the following:
- the LOC103702350 gene encoding uncharacterized protein At3g52155, chloroplastic isoform X3 encodes the protein MRAPLCCCGSSAISLPSFFLPSPFPRNPSPRPARSLSVSTAEPQASEEASAQPLHRRRLILLRHAESALGDRFTKGRDHGRPLSKLGRTDAISVSYKLQQMGWIPELILSSNATRTKETLQIMQEHAQGFSEAEVYFIPSFYSVAAMDGQTAEHLQKAICEYSRDEILTVMCMGHNRGWEEAASMFSGATVELKTSNAALLEATGKSWDEYGPPCTI
- the LOC103702349 gene encoding transmembrane 9 superfamily member 12-like; translated protein: MAPELISKRPFSLIFPFFLLLITRPSNGFYLPGSYMHTYSQGESIPVKVNSLTSIETELPFSYYSLPYCPPSGGIKKSAENLGELLMGDQIDNSPYRFRVNINESLYLCTTKPLNEHEVKLLKQRSRDLYQVNMILDNLPVMRFTQQNGLTIQWTGFPVGYTPIGSNDDYIINHLKFKVLVHEYEGSGVEIISTGEEGMGVFSETDKKKMSGYEIVGFEVIPCSVKRDPETMSKHNMYDKIDSVNCPLELDKCQMIKEQERITFTYEVEFVKSDIRWPSRWDAYLKMEGAKVHWFSIMNSLMVIFFLAGIVFVIFLRTVRRDLTRYEELDKEAQVQMNEELSGWKLVVGDVFREPTCSKLLCVMVGDGVQITCMAVVTIVFAALGFMSPASRGMLLTGMILLYLFLGIFAGYVGVRLWSTIKGGSEGWRPVAWSIACFFPGIVFMILTFLNFLLWWNKSTGALPISLYFTLLSLWFCISVPLTLLGGFLGTRAEPIQFPVRTNQIPREIPARKYPSWLLVLGAGTLPFGTLFIELFFILSSIWLGRFYYVFGFLLIVLLLLVIVCAEVSVVLTYMHLCVEDWRWWWKAFFASGSVALYVFLYSINYLVFDLKSLSGPVSAMLYLGYSLIMAVAIMLSTGTIGFLVSFYFVHYLFSSVKID
- the LOC103702350 gene encoding uncharacterized protein At3g52155, chloroplastic isoform X1, with translation MRAPLCCCGSSAISLPSFFLPSPFPRNPSPRPARSLSVSTAEPQASEEASAQPLHRRRLILLRHAESALGDRFTKGRDHGRPLSKLGRTDAISVSYKLQQMGWIPELILSSNATRTKETLQIMQEHAQGFSEAEVYFIPSFYSVAAMDGQTAEHLQKAICEYSRDEILTVMCMGHNRGWEEAASMFSGATVELKTSNAALLEATGKSWDEAFTLAGLGGWKLCGVVKPDSTL
- the LOC103702350 gene encoding uncharacterized protein At3g52155, chloroplastic isoform X2; translated protein: MRAPLCCCGSSAISLPSFFLPSPFPRNPSPRPARSLSVSTAEPQASEEASAQPLHRRRLILLRHAESALGDRFTKDHGRPLSKLGRTDAISVSYKLQQMGWIPELILSSNATRTKETLQIMQEHAQGFSEAEVYFIPSFYSVAAMDGQTAEHLQKAICEYSRDEILTVMCMGHNRGWEEAASMFSGATVELKTSNAALLEATGKSWDEAFTLAGLGGWKLCGVVKPDSTL